From the Lathyrus oleraceus cultivar Zhongwan6 chromosome 4, CAAS_Psat_ZW6_1.0, whole genome shotgun sequence genome, one window contains:
- the LOC127138010 gene encoding uncharacterized protein LOC127138010, whose amino-acid sequence MSDSSSSESCNPNREDPVADSANTSHARRPKEIVSGFSSAIALDEQTREGSRYVHNAIATMVTGILFVSLGKNVSDDAEQTDAHKGSNIDKPLDNVGGEEVRVTHDVSDNPNCETVDLEEFSDNELLSSVAPSIAKRVRTRREKKTVAQRSPRKKIDVSTSPNPKVAESSLKRKGHGPTKSWSKGVPKKKKTKSVVVESDSDVPCDVPDTVEICLSEEAGFGEGIGSECKEIMDLIQEAGLMKTVTQFSKCYEMLVKEFIVNVSEEYADGKSKEFRKVYVRGKCVHFSPSVINMYLGRPDVAQPELEVTDNKICQVITANQVRKWPLKGKLVAIKLSVKYAMLHKIGAANWVPTNHKSTVAVMLGKIIYAVGTKANFDYGSYIFDQTLKHAGSFSVKGPIAFPSLICGIVLNQFPNILTENDSVKRRDSPLSFNHKLFLGTHVPDISMATCETSSVCNPPGKAVVIAMLKETCK is encoded by the exons ATGTCTGATTCCTCTAGCTCTGAATCATGCAACCCTAACAGGGAAGATCCTGTTGCTGACTCTGCGAATACCTcacatgcaagaagacctaaagaaatTGTATCAGGCTTCTCCTCAGCAATCGCGCTTGATGAACAAACCAGAGAAGGTTCCAGGTATGTTCACAATGCCATTGCAACTATGGTGACTGGAATATTGTTTG TCTCTTTAGGAAAGAATGTCTCTGATGATGCTGAGCAAACTGATGCTCATAAGGGGTCAAATATTGACAAACCCTTAGATAATGTGGGTGGTGAGGAAGTCCGTGTCACTcatgatgtcagtgacaaccctaactGTGAAACAGTAGACCTGGAGGAATTTTCTGATAATGAGTTGTTGTCCTCAGTTGcccctagcatagccaaaagggttaggactaggagagaaaagAAAACAGTGGCTCAAAGGTCCCCCAGAAAGAAGATTGATGTGTCAACCTCTCCCAATCCAAAGGTGGCAGAGAGTTCCCTTAAGAGGAAAGGTCATGGTCCaacaaaatcttggagcaaaggGGTGCCCAAGAAAAAGAAGACCAAGTCTGTTGTTGTTGAGTCCGACTCAGATGTTCCATGTGATGTCCCTGACACT GTGGAAATATGTTTATCAGAAGAGGCTGGCTTTGGAGAGGGAATTGGCTCAGAATGTAAGGAGATTATGGACCTTATTCAAGAGGCAGGTTTAATGAAGACTGTGACTCAGTTCTCAAAGTGCTATGAGATGTTAGTAAAGGAATttattgtcaatgtgtctgaAGAATATGCTGATGGAAAGTCTAAGGAATTCAGAAAAGTGtatgtgcgaggcaagtgtgtACATTTCTCTCCCTCAGTGATCAACATGTATTTGGGAAGGCCTGATGTAGCTCAACCTGAACTTGAGGTGACTGACAATAAAATttgtcaagtcatcactgctaatCAAGTAAGGAAGTGGCCTCTCAAAGGTAAGTTGGTGGCCATCAAACTGAGTGTCAAGTATGCAATGCTGCACAAAATTGGAGCTGCTAACTGGGTGCCCACCAATCATAAATCTACAGTTGCTGTAATGCTTGGAAAGATCATAtatgctgttggaaccaaagccAATTTTGACTATGGATCCTATATTTTTGATCAAACTTTGAAGCATGCAGgaagcttcagtgtgaaggggcCTATAGCCTTTCCCTCCCTCATCTGTGGTATTGTGTTGAATCAATTTCCAAACATATTAACAGAGAATGATTCTGTGAAGAGAAGAGATAGCCCTTTGTCCTTCAATCATAAACTGTTCCTAGGTACGCATGTTCCTGACATTTCCATGGCAACATGTGAGACATCAAGTGTATGCAATCCACCAGGTAAAGCTGTTGTCATTGCAATGCTCAAAGAAACGTGCAAGTAG